The following nucleotide sequence is from Tardiphaga alba.
CCACCGTCCACGTTCAGCACGTGCCCCGTGACGAAGCTCGACTTGCTGTCGTCCAGCAGGAACATCGCGGCGCCCGCGACTTCGGCCGGCTCGGCATAGCGCCGTTGCGGCACGACTTGCATCCAGGCCTCACGGGTCTCAGTCGTGTGCATCTCCTGGACCATGGGCGTCTCGAACGGCCCGGGCGCGATGGCGTTGACGCGGATCTTCAGCGGCGCCAGTTCGGCGGCCATCACCTGGGTCAGCGTGATGACGCCACCCTTGGACGCGCCATAGGCCGAGCGCTCGATATTGCCACGGATGCCAGACACGGACGCCACATTGACGATGGCGCCGCCGCCATGGGCCTTCATCATGCGGGCGGCTTCCTTGGCCACGGCAAAGGTACCGACCAGATTGATGTCCAGGATCTCCCGGAACAGCTTTACCGAGGTCTCGAAGAACGGCACCTGACGGCCGATTCCGGCCGAATTCACGAGGCCACGGACCGGGCCGAAACCGTTTTCGCAGTCCTTGAGGCCGGCGATCACGGCGTCTTCGTTGGCGACATCCATGACCACCGTTCGGGTCGCACCGGGCTTGATGGCATCGACCTGGGCCTTGGCGGCATCAAGAGCAGGCTGGGTGAGGTCGGCGAGGAGGACCTTCCACCCCTCACCCACGGCCGCCCTGGCGATCGCCAGTCCGATTCCCGATGCTCCGCCGGTGATAATGACGACGCCACGATCGCTATTCATGCGCATTTCCTCAGAAGTTCTGCGTCAGCCTTGCGGCTGCACAGCATCGTTGTTGCAGCACTGCTTTCCACCAAAGATCGCTGGAAGTCGAGGCTGTGGCTGTGTGTCAGCCTTTGGTCTGAGCCGAAAAGGCTTGACCGGGCAGCTGCGACATGATGACCAAACAACAAGGTCTTCGACATCACAAATGCAAATGAAGACACGGCAGGGAGAAACAAAATGACGATTTCACGCCGCACTCTGTTGAAGGCATCGGCCGCCGCGACGGCCATGGGTGGCATCGGCATGCCGCTGGTCGCACGCGCCCAGCAAGCCGAATTTGTCTACAAATACGCAAACAATCTGCCGGATACCCATCCGCTGAACGTCCGCGCCCGCGAGATGTCGGCAGCGATCAAGATGGAGACCGGCGGCAAGGTCGATCTGCAGGTGTTTCCGAACAACCAGCTCGGCTCCGACACGGACATGCTGAGCCAGATCCGCTCGGGCGGCGTCGAGTTCTTCACGCTGTCGGGCCTGATCCTGGCCACGCTGGTACCGGCGGCGTCCATCAACGGCATCGGCTTCGCCTTCCCGGATTACAAGACCGTTTGGCAGGCGATGGACGGCGATCTCGGGGCCTATGTGCGCGGCGAGATCAACAAGGCCAATCTCGTGGTCATGGATAAGATCTGGGACAACGGCTTCCGCCAGACCACCTCGTCCACGCGGCCGATCAGAGGCCCGCAAGATTTGAAGGGCTTCAAGATCCGCGTGCCGGTGTCGCCGCTGTGGACCTCCATGTACAAGGCGTTCGACAGTGCGCCGGCCTCGATCAATTTCAGCGAGGTCTATTCGGCGCTGCAGACCAAGGTCGTCGAGGGCCAGGAGAATCCGCTGGCGCTGATCTCCACGGCGAAACTCTATGAAGTGCAACAGTACTGCTCGATGACCAATCACATGTGGGACGGCTTCTGGTTCCTCGCAAATCGCCGCGCCTGGGAACGCCTGCCCGCCAATCTGCGCGAGATCGTTGCCCGGAACATCAACGCCGCGGCAGTCAAGGAACGCGAGGACACCGCGAATCTGAATGCCAGTGTGCAGAAAGAATTGGCTGCCAAAGGCCTGCAGTTCAATGAGCCCGACGTCGCGCCATTCCGCGAAAAACTGCGCTCGGCCGGCTTCTATGCGGAATGGAAGGGCAAATATGGCGACCAGGCCTGGTCGCTGCTTGAAAAGTCCGTCGGCAAACTGGCCTAAAGCACCGTCATGGCCCATGCCGAACTCGCACAGCCGCCGGGCGGGATGACACCCGATGTCACCCGTCCGAAGGGATGGCTGACATCGCTGGAGCGAATCCTCGGCACCCTGGTGGAAATCCCGGTGGCGATCCTGGTCGTCGCCGAGATCGCCATTCTGTTTGCCGGCGTGGTGGCCCGCTATGGCCTCCACCGGCCGCTGGTGTGGTCGGACGAACTGGCGTCGATCCTGTTCCTGTGGCTGGCGATGCTGGGTTCGGTCGTCGCGTTCCGGCGCGGCGAGCATATGCGCATGACGGCGCTGGTCGCGACCGCCGGCCCGCGCATGTGGGCCTTTCTCGATGTGGTGGCGACCTGCGCCGCGCTGGCTTTCCTGCTGATGGTCGTCGCGCCGTCCTACGAATACGCTTACGAGGAAAGCTACATCACGACGCCGGCCTTGCAGATCGCAAACAGCTTTCGGGCTGCGGCCCTGCCGGTCGGCATCTCGCTGATGATCGTGTTCGCCTTCCTGCGCCTGCTCCGCCATGGCCAGCCGAAGACCGTGCTGATGGCGCTGGGCACCGTCGTCGCCATCATGGGCGTGTTCTGGCTCGCCGAACCGTTCCTGCGTACCCTCGGCAATCTCAACCTGATCATCTTCTTCGTCGGTGTGGTGGCGCTCTGCGTCTTTGCAGGCGTGCCGATTGCCTTTGGATTCGGCCTCGCGATCTTCGGCTATATGGCGCTGACCACGCGGACCCCGATCATGGTGCTGATCGGCCGCATGGACGAGGGCATGAGCCACCTGATCCTGCTGTCGGTGCCGCTGTTCGTGTTTCTCGGCCTCTTGATCGAGATGACCGGCATGGCCCGCGCCATGGTGGCGTTCCTGGCCAGCCTGCTCGGCCATGTCCGCGGCGGCCTGCATTACGTGCTGATCGGCGCCATGTATCTCGTCTCCGGCATTTCCGGCTCCAAGGCCGCCGACATGGCCGCCGTGGCGCCGGTTCTGTTCCCGGAAATGAAGAAGCGCGGCGCCAAGCCGGGCGATCTCGTCGCCCTGCTCTCGGCCACCGGCGCGCAGACCGAAACCATCCCGCCAAGCCTGGTGCTGATCACCATCGGCTCGGTCACCGGCGTCTCCATCGCCGCGCTGTTCACCGGTGGACTGCTGCCCGGCGTCGTGCTGGCGATCACGCTGGGCATGCTGGTCTGGTGGCGTTATCGCGGCGAGGACCTCAGCCATGTGAAGCGGGCGACCGGCTCCGAGATCGGCAAGGCCTTCATCATCTCGCTGCCGGCCATCGCACTGCCATTCGTGATCCGCGCCGCCGTCGTCGAGGGCATCGCCACCGCCACCGAGGTCTCCACCATCGGCATCGTCTATGCCGTGCTGGCGGGCCTCCTGATCTATCGCCAGTTCGACTGGTCACGGTTGCAGAAGATGCTGGTGGACACCGCTTGCCTGTCCGGCGCCATCCTGCTGATCATCGGGACCGCCACCGGCATGGCCTGGGGCCTGACCCAGTCCGGCTTCTCGCGCTCGCTGGCAGCCGCCATGACCGGCCTGCCCGGAGGCGCTGCGACCTTCATCGCGGTCTCCATCGTGGCCTTCATCATCCTCGGCAGCGTGCTCGAGGGCATTCCGGCCATCGTGCTGTTCGGGCCCCTGCTGTTCCCGATCGCCCGGCTGGTCGGTGTGCACGAGGTTCACTATGCGATGATCGTGATCCTGGCGATGGGTATCGGGCTCTTCGCACCGCCCTTCGGTGTAGGCTACTATGCCGCCTGCGCGATCGGACGGGTCGATCCAGCAGAAGGCATAAAGCCGATCCTCGGCTATCTGCTCGCTCTGCTGGCCGGCCTCATCATCGTCGCGATCTTCCCCTGGATCTCGATTGGATTCCTGTAATCCAATTAAAATTCAGACAGTTATGGTCGTCTACCGATCTAACTTTGGAAGAACGTTCCGCCGCTAATCTGCTAGGTGAGATATTTCCAACATCTCACTGAAATACATAAAAGAGTGCAAAATGATACCGGATCAAGGCGCCTATAGCATCGGACTTGACCAGAACGCCGCCAACTTCGTGGCGCTGTCGCCGATCAGCTTCCTCACCCGCAGCGCGGCCGTCTATCCGAACCATCTCAGCACGATCTATGAGGACCGCCGCTTCACCTGGTCCCAGACCCAGGAGCGCTGCCGGCGCTTCGCCTCGTTCCTGACCGCCCGCGGCATCGGACGTGGCGACACGGTCGCGACCATGCTGCCGAATGTGCCGGCGATGAACGAGGCGCATTTCGCAATTCCGGTGGCCGGCGCTGTCATTCATGCCATCAACATTCGGCTCGACGCCGCGGCCATCGCTTTCCAGCTCGACCATGGCGCCGCAAAGATCCTGCTGGTCGATCCGGAATTCGCCGCCGTGATCACCGAGGCGCTGGGCCTGATGAGCGGGCCGAAGCCGTTGATCGTCGATGTCGACGACCTCGCCTTCTCTACCCCTCAGAAGATCGGGGAACTGGAATATGAAGCCGCGCTGGCCGAGGGCAGCCCGGACTTCACCTCCGCCTTCCCGCTCGACGAATGGGATGCCATCGCGCTGGGCTACACCTCGGGCACCACCGGCAATCCCAAGGGGGTCGTCACCCATCACCGCGGCGCCTATCTCAATGCCATCGGCAATGTGATGGCGACCGATCTCGGCCGGCATCCCGCTTATCTCTGGACCCTGCCGATGTTCCACTGCAACGGCTGGTGCCTGCCCTGGGCCGTGGCCGCCACGGCCGGCATCAATGTCTGCCTGCGCAAGGTCGAGCCGACCAAGATCTTTGCGCTGATGCGCGAACACGGCGTCACCCACATGTCGGGCGCGCCGATCGTCTACAACACGCTGATCAACGCCCCGGACGCCCCGGCCTATGCCGGCGGCCCGATCATCCGCGGCTCCATCGCCGGCGCGCCACCGCCCATGGCCGTGCTGGCCGGCGCCGAGCGGATCGGCATCAAGCTAACCCATGTCTACGGCCTCACCGAAACCTACGGCCCCGCCTCGGTCTGCGAGGAGCAGCCCGGCTGGGACGCCCTCCCCGCCGACGAACGCGCCCGGATGAAGCGGCGCCAGGGCGTCGCCTATCCGTCGCAGGAGGGGCTGACCGTGATGGATCCCGAGACCATGCAGCCGGTGCCCGCCGATGGCGAGACCATCGGTGAGATCATGTTCCGCGGCAATATCGTGATGAAGGGCTATCTCAAGAACGAGAAGGCCACGCAGGAAGCCTTTGCCGGCGGCTGGTATCACACCGGCGATCTCGGCGTGATGGACGCGCAGGGCTATGTGACCATCAAGGACCGCTCCAAGGACATCATCATTTCCGGCGGCGAGAACGTCTCGTCGGTGGAGGTGGAAGACGTCCTCTACAAGCACCCCGCGGTGCTGTTCTCCTCGGTGGTCGCGAAGCCCGATCCCAAATGGGGCGAGGTGCCCTGTGCCTTTGTCGAGCTGAAGCCGAACGCAACGGCGACGGAGGCCGAGATCATCGCCTTCTGCCGCGACCAGCTGCCGGGCTTCAAGACCCCGAAGGCCGTCGTGTTCGGGGCGATCCCGAAGACCTCAACGGGCAAGATCCAGAAATTCATGCTGCGGGATCGGGTCAAATCGACGGGCTCGTTCGAGAGCTGAATCCCATCAGTCGTCATTGCGAGGAGCGTCAGCGACGAAGCAATCCAGAGCCGGATGAATGAACACTGGATTGCTTCGCCCAAACGAATTGCAAAGGCAATTCGTCAGGGCTCGCAATGACGGTTGTCAGGCCGGCGATCTATTCAATCACCAGCCGCATCCCGTCATAACCGGGAACCACGCCCTCCGGCACTGCCGCGCGCACCGCCTCATAGTCGAGGTCTGCATGCATGTTGGTGATGACCGCCCGCTTCGGCTTGAAGCGCTCGATCCATGACAGTGCGTCGCTGAGGCTGAAATGGCTGGAATGCTGGGCATAGCGCAGGCCGTCGATGATCCAGAGATCGAGGCCTTCCAGTGCCGGCCAACTCTCTTGCGGGATGTCGTGCAGGTCCGGCGAATAGGCGGTCTTGTCGATGCGATAGCCGAGCGCGGGGATGTTGCCATGCTGGACCAGGAACGGCGTCAGCGTGAGATCGCCGCCCTTCCCCGTAATGGTGCGGCTCTCGCCGGCCTCGATGTCGAGGCGGTCGAGGATCGGCGGATAATCGCTGCCGGGGGTGACTGGAAGCAGTAGCCGAAGCGCATCATGATATCGGTCGCCGTGGACGCGTTCATATAGACCGGGATGCGCTTGCGGCGCTTCAGCACCACCGAGCGCAGATCGTCCATGCCATGGGTCTGATCGGCATGTTCGTGGGTCAGGAACACCGCATCGATGTCGTCCACATCGGCATCGATCAGCTGCTCGCGCAGGTCCGGCGAGGTGTCGATGATCACGCGGGTGATGCCATTCGGCCCGATGCGCTCCGCCATCATGGAACAGCGGCGGCGGCGGTTTTTCGGATTGGCGGGATCGCAGGCGCCCCATCCCAGCGCCGGGCGCGGCACCCCCGCGGATGATCCCGAACCGAGAATGGTGAGCGCCAGGGTCATGCGGCGATGCTTTCCGTAGGTACCTTGCCG
It contains:
- a CDS encoding acyl-CoA synthetase; amino-acid sequence: MIPDQGAYSIGLDQNAANFVALSPISFLTRSAAVYPNHLSTIYEDRRFTWSQTQERCRRFASFLTARGIGRGDTVATMLPNVPAMNEAHFAIPVAGAVIHAINIRLDAAAIAFQLDHGAAKILLVDPEFAAVITEALGLMSGPKPLIVDVDDLAFSTPQKIGELEYEAALAEGSPDFTSAFPLDEWDAIALGYTSGTTGNPKGVVTHHRGAYLNAIGNVMATDLGRHPAYLWTLPMFHCNGWCLPWAVAATAGINVCLRKVEPTKIFALMREHGVTHMSGAPIVYNTLINAPDAPAYAGGPIIRGSIAGAPPPMAVLAGAERIGIKLTHVYGLTETYGPASVCEEQPGWDALPADERARMKRRQGVAYPSQEGLTVMDPETMQPVPADGETIGEIMFRGNIVMKGYLKNEKATQEAFAGGWYHTGDLGVMDAQGYVTIKDRSKDIIISGGENVSSVEVEDVLYKHPAVLFSSVVAKPDPKWGEVPCAFVELKPNATATEAEIIAFCRDQLPGFKTPKAVVFGAIPKTSTGKIQKFMLRDRVKSTGSFES
- a CDS encoding SDR family NAD(P)-dependent oxidoreductase; this encodes MNSDRGVVIITGGASGIGLAIARAAVGEGWKVLLADLTQPALDAAKAQVDAIKPGATRTVVMDVANEDAVIAGLKDCENGFGPVRGLVNSAGIGRQVPFFETSVKLFREILDINLVGTFAVAKEAARMMKAHGGGAIVNVASVSGIRGNIERSAYGASKGGVITLTQVMAAELAPLKIRVNAIAPGPFETPMVQEMHTTETREAWMQVVPQRRYAEPAEVAGAAMFLLDDSKSSFVTGHVLNVDGGFAAHGLLPKYP
- a CDS encoding TRAP transporter substrate-binding protein, which encodes MTISRRTLLKASAAATAMGGIGMPLVARAQQAEFVYKYANNLPDTHPLNVRAREMSAAIKMETGGKVDLQVFPNNQLGSDTDMLSQIRSGGVEFFTLSGLILATLVPAASINGIGFAFPDYKTVWQAMDGDLGAYVRGEINKANLVVMDKIWDNGFRQTTSSTRPIRGPQDLKGFKIRVPVSPLWTSMYKAFDSAPASINFSEVYSALQTKVVEGQENPLALISTAKLYEVQQYCSMTNHMWDGFWFLANRRAWERLPANLREIVARNINAAAVKEREDTANLNASVQKELAAKGLQFNEPDVAPFREKLRSAGFYAEWKGKYGDQAWSLLEKSVGKLA
- a CDS encoding TRAP transporter large permease; translation: MAHAELAQPPGGMTPDVTRPKGWLTSLERILGTLVEIPVAILVVAEIAILFAGVVARYGLHRPLVWSDELASILFLWLAMLGSVVAFRRGEHMRMTALVATAGPRMWAFLDVVATCAALAFLLMVVAPSYEYAYEESYITTPALQIANSFRAAALPVGISLMIVFAFLRLLRHGQPKTVLMALGTVVAIMGVFWLAEPFLRTLGNLNLIIFFVGVVALCVFAGVPIAFGFGLAIFGYMALTTRTPIMVLIGRMDEGMSHLILLSVPLFVFLGLLIEMTGMARAMVAFLASLLGHVRGGLHYVLIGAMYLVSGISGSKAADMAAVAPVLFPEMKKRGAKPGDLVALLSATGAQTETIPPSLVLITIGSVTGVSIAALFTGGLLPGVVLAITLGMLVWWRYRGEDLSHVKRATGSEIGKAFIISLPAIALPFVIRAAVVEGIATATEVSTIGIVYAVLAGLLIYRQFDWSRLQKMLVDTACLSGAILLIIGTATGMAWGLTQSGFSRSLAAAMTGLPGGAATFIAVSIVAFIILGSVLEGIPAIVLFGPLLFPIARLVGVHEVHYAMIVILAMGIGLFAPPFGVGYYAACAIGRVDPAEGIKPILGYLLALLAGLIIVAIFPWISIGFL